A genome region from Cutaneotrichosporon cavernicola HIS019 DNA, chromosome: 5 includes the following:
- the NdufS1 gene encoding uncharacterized protein (Belongs to the complex I 75 kDa subunit family), protein MFRRLAANRHLARGPASGRPFSSSAARRQDITLTVDGKEVTVPAGSALIQACEAAGANVPRFCYHDRLAIAGNCRMCLVDVERAPKPIASCAQPAMPGQKVFTNTERVHKAREGVMEFLLANHPLDCPICDQGGECDLQDQSMRYGSDRTRFHEIAGKRAIENKNFGPIVKTSMNRCIQCTRCVRFANDVAGVEDLGTSGRGNDLQIGMYIEKTLNSEMSGNIIDLCPVGALTSKPYEFQARPWELKKTESVDVLDAVGSNIRVDSRGVQVMRIQPKLNDDVNEEWINDKTRYAYDGLRYQRLTTPLVREGDRFVPASWEQALDTIRMGLEKTGAKGDEIKAVAGALADTESIVALKDLINRLGSENTTVDTVSGSDVPVTGEAIRSNYLFNTGIANVEDADAVLLIGTNPRHEAAIINTRFRASWLQRRHNFAVVGEDFDSTFGYESLGKSAADAAKFLENGSNTEFGKLWKEAKKPLIVIGSSAVEGKDGAALLKAAAKHVLANESKFITPEWNGFSVLQRAASRAAALDAGFTPSPAAAKTTPKFVYLLNADDVAGSSIPEDAFVVYQGHHGDVGAQYADVCLPGAAYTEKATTWVNTEGRAQMGRTAVPPPGASREDWKIVRALSEVLGTPLPYDDVLTLRDRMWDVSPTLVRYDELEAPSADVVRAGLSSLASASAPSASNTTLAKPITDFYRTDPISRASVTMAQCSKAFTKGEPLDAAAEDAKRATA, encoded by the exons ATGTTCCGTCGGCTCGCGGCTAaccgccacctcgcccgcggACCCGCGTCGG GCCgccccttctcctcttccgccgcccgccgccaggACATCACCCTTACCGTTgacggcaaggaggtgACCGTGCCAGCGGGCTCGGCGCTCATCCAGGCCTGCGAGGCTGCCGGCGCCAACGTCCCCCGTTTCTGCTACCACGACCGTCTGGCGATTGCGGGTAACTGCCGCATgtgcctcgtcgacgtcgagcgcgcacCCAAGCCTATCGCGTCGTGCGCGCAGCCCGCCATGCCCGGCCAAAAGGTGTTTACCAACACGGAGCGCGTGCACAAGGCTCGCGAGGGTGTCATGGAGTTCCTTCTCGCAAACCACCCCCTCGACTGCCCCATTTGCGACCAGGGTGGCGAGTGTGACCTGCAGGACCAGAGCATGCGTTACGGCTCGGACCGGACGCGTTTCCACGAGATTGCAGGCAAGCGCGCGATTGAAAACAAGAACTTTGGCCCGATTGTCAAGACGAGCATGAACCGCTGCATTCAGTGCACGCGTTGCGTTCGTTTCGCCAACGACGTCGCTGGCGTTGAGGACCTCGGTACTTCGGGACGCGGAAACGACCTCCAGATCGGCATGTACATTGAGAAGACGCTCAACTCGGAGATGTCGGGTAACATTATCGACTTGTGccccgtcggcgcgcttACCAGCAAGCCTTACGAGTTCCAGGCCCGCCCATGGGAGCTTAAGAAGACGGAGAGtgtcgacgtgctcgacgccgttGGCTCCAACATCCGTGTCGACTCGCGCGGTGTCCAGGTCATGCGCATCCagcccaagctcaacgacgacgtcaacgaGGAGTGGATCAACGACAAGACCCGCTACGCCTACGACGGCCTGCGCTACCAGCGTCTCACCACCCCTCTCGTCCGTGAGGGCGACCGCTTCGTTCCCGCCTCCTGGGAGCAGGCTCTCGACACCATCCGTATGGGCCTCGAGAAGACGGGtgccaagggcgacgagatcaaggccgtTGCCGGTGCCCTCGCTGACACCGAGTCGATCGTGGCCCTCAAGGACCTGATCAACCGCCTCGGTTCGGAGAACACCACCGTCGACACCGTCTCGGGCTCGGACGTTCCTGTTACCGGCGAGGCCATCCGCTCCAACTACCTCTTCAACACTGGCATCGCCAACGTtgaggacgccgacgcggttCTCCTCATCGGCACCAACCCCCGTCACGAGGCTGCCATCATCAACACTCGCTTCCGTGCGTCGTGgctccagcgccgccacAACTTCGCcgtcgttggcgaggactTTGACTCGACCTTTGGCTATGAGAGCCTCGGCAAGAgcgcggccgacgcggcCAAGTTCCTCGAGAACGGCTCCAACACCGAGTTCGGCAAGCTGTGgaaggaggccaagaagccTCTCATTGTGATTGGCTCGTCCGCCGttgagggcaaggacggTGCGGCTCTCCTCAAGGCTGCTGCCAagcacgtcctcgccaacgagTCCAAGTTCATCACTCCCGAGTGGAACGGTTTCTCGGTTCTCCAGCGCGCTGCGTCgcgtgccgccgccctcgacgccggctTCACCCCctcgccagccgccgcaAAGACTACCCCCAAGTTCGTGTacctcctcaacgccgacgacgtcgctgGCTCCTCGATTCCCGAGGACGCCTTTGTCGTCTACCAGGGCCACCAcggcgacgttggcgcCCAGTACGCCGACGTCTGTCTCCCCGGCGCAGCCTACACCGAGaaggcgacgacgtgggTCAACACCGAGGGCCGCGCACAGATGGGCCGCACCGCTGTCCCCCCTCCCGGCGCCTCGCGTGAGGACTGGAAGATTGTCCGCGCCCTCTCCGAGGTTCTCGGCACCCCGCTGCCCTacgacgacgtcctcaCCCTCCGCGACCGCATGTGGGACGTTTCCCCGACCCTCGTGCGCtacgacgagctcgaggcgccctctgccgacgtcgtccgCGCCGGTCTCTCGTCGCTCGCTTCGGCATCCGCCCCCTCAGCGTCCAACACGAccctcgccaagcccaTCACCGACTTCTACCGCACTGACCCCATCTCGCGCGCATCCGTCACCATGGCGCAGTGCTCGAAGGCGTTCACCAAGGGTGAGCCATTGGatgccgctgccgaggacgcAAAGCGCGCCACGGCCTAA
- a CDS encoding uncharacterized protein (FAR-17a/AIG1-like protein), translating into MPGPSHVSTAARFLFHTGVVGYMLHSYASIASVIGKALEAEYGGDLQFLTVVGMITATIAMGLSAINDLMPFPALHGAKRLVALAAMPVEITISAIYWPLILLAPQLMLPPDLAAAPEADITAASADAPLVFLPLWMDLGLHAVPAMALVIDFFVFERKYRPPMSDKVALAVAGLFTAGYATWVEHCAAINGHFPYPFLTMMSFPDRVKVYAGSAVFALLVFRGLNALHK; encoded by the exons ATGCCAGGCCCATCACATGTCTCCACTGCCGCCCGCTTCCTCTTCCATACCGGAGTGGTAGGCTACATGCTGCACTCGTACGCCTCCATCGCAAGCGTAATTGGTAAAGCCCTTGAAGCAGAGTATGGTGGCGACCTCCAGTTCCTCACGGTCGTGGGGATGATCACTGCCACGATTGCGATGGGTTTGAGTGCGATTAACGATCTCATGCCGTTTCCAG CTCTGCATGGTGCCAAGCGGCTggttgcgctcgcggcTATGCCTGTCGAGATTACCATTAGCGCAATATAT TGGCCCCTaatcctcctcgcgccgcaACTCATGCTTCCCCCCGACCTGGCCGCTGCCCCAGAGGCAGATATCACGGCCGCGAGTGCCGACGCCcccctcgtcttcctccccctATGGATGGACTTGGGGTTACATGCCGTTCCTGCCATGGCGCTGGTCATTG ACTTCTTCGTCTTCGAACGCAAGTACCGCCCACCCATGTCCGACAAGGTCGCCTTGGCCGTCGCAGGCCTCTTCACAGCCGGCTACGCGACTTGGGTCGAGCACTGCGCCGCAATCAACGGCCACTTTCCATACCCGTTCCTGACAATGATGTCCTTCCCCGACCGTGTCAAGGTATATGCCGGCTCGGCGGTAttcgcgctcctcgtcttccgAGGTCTAAACGCTCTTCACAAGTAA
- the ERV25 gene encoding uncharacterized protein (emp24/gp25L/p24 family/GOLD), whose product MVLRSALLALAVALVALFTPVHAVKFDLIAGGGGEHRDIWNFAPADTLVVITANVVPSTGMRVDLNVVDGSEHGRIYQSKKDLNGEYRAALTTHGDADLGVCFTNLIIGDTQGKNSRTVDLDIDIGAEAADYNAIANQESLSLMEVEMRKLEAVVREIVDELGYLQRREMKMRDTNESTNDRVKWFSIVITIGIVALGGWQLIHLRSFFKRKYLID is encoded by the exons ATGGTGTTGCGGTCCGCactcctcgcgctcgccgtcgcgctaGTCGCACTCTTCACACCAGTCCATGCTGTCAAGTTTGACTTGATcgcaggcggcggtggcgagcaCCGTGA catcTGGAACTTTGCCCCAGCAGACACCCTGGTAGTGATTACCGCCAACGTTGTGCCCTCGACCGGGATGCGCGTCGACCTGAACGTCGTGGACGGGTCCGAGCATGGGCGGATCTACCAGTCGAAGAAG gaTCTGAACGGCGAGTACCGCGCGGCCCTCACGACgcacggcgacgccgacctcggcgtgTGCTTCACCAACCTGATCATCGGCGACACGCAGGGCAAGAACTCGCGCaccgtcgacctcgacattgacattggcgccgaggctgccgaTTACAA cgctATTGCTAACCAGGAATCGCTGTCTTTgatggaggtcgagatgcgcaagctcgaggcggttgtgcgcgagattgtcgacgagctggggtacctccagcgccgcgagaTGAAGATGCGTGACACCAACG AGAGCACAAACGACCGCGTCAAGTGGTTCTCCATTGTTATCACCATTGGCAttgtcgcgctcggcggaTGGCAGCTCATCCACCTCCGGTCGTTCTTCAAGCGCAAGTATCTCATTGACTAG
- a CDS encoding uncharacterized protein (RNA recognition motif): MAYATPSPTLFVGNLETKTKKPELRSQLYALFTPYGRVIDVVAKKHNGGRGQAFIVFDEVASATAALRALSGEMFYERSLNLAYSRTSSHATLALDDPTFSKEAIAIKAARGVLDTARGEYEQLASEKRPLEEPEERTAKRAKIEDEDDMEIEMEDDEDVTGEGIAVMCTNLPAECNEDIMAALFSQYPGFTRAVTFTGQVPTSHPPPNAEAKSFRVLFGSRAEAEAAVAPLNGYLMQPGWEMAVSVQA; the protein is encoded by the exons ATGGCGTACGCGACTCCCTCCCCTACCCTCTTCGTCGGAAACCTCGAGACTAAGACCAAGAAGCCTGAACTGCGGTCACAGCTGTACGCCCTGTTCACCCCATATGGCAGAGT GATCGATGTCGTGGCCAAGAAGCACAATGGAGGGCGCGGGCAGGCCTTTATCGTGTTTGACGAAGTGGCGAGTGCGACTGCGGCCCTGCGTGCGCTGAGCGGCGAGATGTTCTATGAGCGCTCTTTG AACTTGGCCTACTCCCGCACCTCATCGCACGCCACACtggccctcgacgaccctACGTTCAGCAAGGAGGCGATTGCGATCAAGGCCGCTCGGGGTGTGCTGGACACAGCGCGGGGCGAGTATGAGCAGCTCGCGAGCGAGAAGCGGCCGCTGGAAGAGCCGGAGGAACGTacggccaagcgcgccaagattgaggatgaggacgatATGGAGAttgagatggaggatgatgaggatg TCACGGGCGAGGGTATTGCAGTCATGTGCACAAACTTGCCCGCAGAGTGCAACGAGGACATTATGGCCGCCCTCTTTTCCCAGTATCCCGGCTTTACGCGCGCAGTGACCTTTACCGGACAAGTGCCGACATCGCACCCCCCACCGAACGCAGAGGCAAAGTCATTCCGGGTACTGTTTGGGTCGCGTGCAGAAGCCGAGGCTGCAGTGGCACCGTTGAATGGCTACCTGATGCAGCCAGGGTGGGAAATGGCAGTGTCGGTTCAGGCATAG
- a CDS encoding uncharacterized protein (MAPEG family), whose translation MEVVALVAAVTTKIQSIMVIDNRSLASSIPGGYNASYELLLLVFLQTMLSGTRLSTMSLGYGDNTCPRQELDRMALDVTEGKGDARVVAKLQRRQAAHYNCIEGLGIFCAAVVAGNTAGLEAWYMNMIVCLYVLLRTVYVLLYVNTTTGRWSILRSGTWIMCNACWIVTVFRAGHAMNEARRR comes from the exons ATGGAGGTGGTTGCGCTCGTTGCTGCTGTCACCACCAAGATCCAGTCCATCATGGTCATCGACAA CCGCTccctcgcctcgtccatccCCGGCGGCTACAATGCCTCGTAtgagcttctcctcctcgtcttcctaCAGACCATGCTCTCGGGCACGCGGCTGAGCACAATGTCCCTCGGGTACGGTGACAACACCTGTCCGAGGCAGGAACTTGACCGCATGGCCCTGGACGTGACTGAGGGTAAGGGCGATGCCCGCGTCGTGGCCAAGCTTCAGCGCCGTCAGGCCGCCCATTATAATTGCATTGAGGGGCTTGGCATTTTCTGTGCCGCCGTC gttGCGGGAAACaccgccggcctcgaggcaTGGTACATGAACATGATCGTGTGCCTCtacgtcctcctccgcaccgTCTACGTCCTGCTTTACGTCAACACCACTACTGGTCGGTGGAGCATTCTTCGTTCGGGTACTTGGATCATGTGCAATGCTTGTTGGATCGTCACCGTGTTCCGCGCTGGACACGCCATGAACGAGGCCCGCCGGCGGTAG
- the lag1 gene encoding uncharacterized protein (TRAM, LAG1 and CLN8 homology domains), protein MSVLPPQIRRFVSVSYPVSGGLYDKGRDDVLFAATCAVVWTILRHVCMTYILAPLASAVIPEEKIPKSAKGALLRHEQRLAAKRRGHNIIRFAEQAWGMLYCTVFFALGVIILRRIPNALSPEQVWGTYPYTPLPYLTKWYYLAQLGWWFHQVYAINTEKRRKDYWQMFGHHILTIALIVSSYAANYTRVGVIVHVIMDTADIFLPLAKLLRYMDLRQACDCAFVAFLLTWIVTRQIGLFLVIRSAYVEGPKYIPFKWAHEEGIYFTKPIYYSFVVLLSLLLALCTVWFYMAIMVAVRVVTGKGAEDVRSDSEEEDEISVDGDESDASSVAGFSNGTNVNGTNGVASGRATPNGNSNGYANGHAYTNGFTNGHSPASSLGSANGLKQRK, encoded by the exons ATGTCCGTCCTCCCCCCACAAATCCGCCGCTTCGTGTCCGTCTCGTACCCTGTCAGCGGAGGACTATATGATAAGGGCCGTGACGATGTGCTCTTCGCAGCGACATGCGCAGTCGTCTGGACGATCCTCCGACACGTTTGCATGACCTATATCCTAGCGCCGCTCGCTTCAGCCGTCATCCCAGAAGAGAAGATTCCCAAGAGCGCAAAAGGCGCACTTCTCCGTCACGAGCAACGGCTGGCCGCAAAGCGACGGGGGCACAACATTATTCGGTTTGCGGAACAGGCATGGGGTATGCTTTACTGCACCGTCTTCTTTGCGCTTGGTGTG ATCATCCTCCGGCGTATTCCCAACGCACTTAGCCCCGAGCAGGTATGGGGCACGTACCCTTACACACCCCTGCCGTACCTCACAAAGTGGTACTACCTCGCACAGCTCGGCTGGTGGTTCCACCAGGTTTATGCCATCAACACCGAAAAGCGCCGCAAGGACTACTGGCAGATGTTTGGACACCACATCCTCACCATTGCCCTCATCGTCAGCTCTTACGCAGCAAACTACACCCGCGTTGGTGTCATTGTCCATGTCATAATGGACACAGCCGACATCTTCCTTCCT ctcgccaagcttcTTCGGTACATGGACCTCCGCCAGGCATGCGACTGCGCGTTCGTCGCTTTCCTCCTCACCTGGATTGTAACTCGGCAGATTggcctcttcctcgtcatccgcaGTGCATACGTCGAAGGTCCAAAGTACATTCCGTTCAAGTGGGCGCACGAGGAGGGCATCTACTTCACCAAGCCGATCTACTACAGCTTTGTGGTGCTCCTGAGCTTGCTCCTAGCGCTGTGCACGGTATGGTTCTACATGGCGATCATGGTCGCTGTGCGCGTCGTCACCGGcaagggcgccgaggacgtgcgttccgactcggaggaggaagacgagatcagtgtcgacggcgacgagagcgacgcgtCGAGTGTCGCTGGTTTCAGCAATGGTACCAACGTGAACGGTACCAACGGGGTGGCTAGTGGGCGCGCCACCCCTAACGGCAATAGCAACGGGTACGCCAATGGACACGCATACACGAACGGGTTCACCAATGGCCactcgccggcgtcgagccTCGGGTCCGCCAACGGCCTCAAGCAGCGCAAGTAG